The following proteins are encoded in a genomic region of Brachypodium distachyon strain Bd21 chromosome 1, Brachypodium_distachyon_v3.0, whole genome shotgun sequence:
- the LOC100823609 gene encoding putative potassium transporter 8 produces MDLEFGRGMRSPLQRDSWKTTMLLAYQSLGVVYGDLSISPLYVFKSTFAEDIQHSDTNEEIFGVLSFVFWTLTLIPLIKYVSIVLRADDNGEGGTFALYSLICRHANVSLLPNRQIADEELSTYKLDRNPETTEKTLVKVWLEKHKNLHTALLIMVLIGTCMVIGDGVLTPAISVFSAVSGLEFSLSKDHHEYAVIPITCVILAFLFALQHYGTHRVGFIFAPIVLAWLICMSALGLYNIIHWNPHVYQALNPYYMFKFLKKTRKYGWMSLGGILLCMTGSEAMFADLGHFSYSAIQLAFTSLVYPALILAYMGQAAYLSKHHDFYSNSQVGFYIAVPDKVRWPVLVLAILASVVGSQAIISGTFSIINQSQSLSCFPRVKVVHTSEKIHGQIYIPEINWLLMILCIAVTVGFRDTKHMGNASGLAVITVMLVTTFLTSLVIMLCWHKPPLLALGFLLFFGSIEALYFSASLIKFLEGAWLPILLALILMAVMLVWHFTTIKKYEFDLQNKVTLEWLLALGDKLGMVRVPGIGLVYTDLTSGVPANFSRFVTNLPAFHKVLVFVCVKSVPVPYVFPAERYLIGRVGPPGHRSYRCIVRYGYRDFHQDVDSFETELIESLATFIKLDASYRCSEASEHQLEEREPGLTVVGSNLLQDHSGYDFQDSVQHSAASVEMRPADSPSGTESELTVQANSAKHVRFFIDSLVASPEAEKHVTEELEALSAAREAGTAFILGHSHVQCKPGSSVVKKLTVVGYNFLRRNCRGPDVVLRVPPASLLEVGMVYVL; encoded by the exons ATGGATCTTGAGTTCGGGAGGGGCATGAGATCCCCGCTGCAG AGGGACTCATGGAAGACCACCATGCTCCTGGCGTACCAGAGCCTAGGAGTGGTCTATGGAGACCTGAGCATATCCCCCTTGTACGTCTTCAAGAGCACCTTCGCCGAGGATATCCAGCACTCGGACACCAACGAGGAGATCTTCGGCGTCCTCTCCTTTGTCTTCTGGACACTCACTCTCATCCCTCTCATCAAGTACGTCTCCATTGTCCTCCGAGCCGACGACAATGGCGAGG GAGGGACTTTTGCCCTCTACTCTCTGATTTGCCGGCATGCCAATGTGAGCCTTCTCCCAAACAGGCAGATTGCTGATGAGGAGCTCTCCACGTATAAGCTTGACCGGAATCCAGAAACCACCGAGAAGACTCTCGTCAAGGTGTGGCTCGAGAAGCACAAGAACCTGCACACCGCCCTCCTCATCATGGTGCTGATTGGCACGTGCATGGTGATTGGGGATGGTGTTCTGACGCCGGCTATATCTG TGTTTTCAGCGGTGTCAGGGCTTGAGTTCTCCTTGTCCAAAGATCACCATGAAT ATGCTGTCATTCCGATAACCTGCGTCATATTAGCATTTCTGTTTGCCCTCCAACATTATGGTACACATAGGGTCGGATTTATCTTTGCCCCAATAGTTCTAGCATGGTTAATCTGCATGAGTGCTCTTGGCCTTTATAATATCATACATTGGAATCCTCATGTCTACCAAGCTCTAAATCCCTATTACATGTTCAAGTTCTTAAAGAAGACTAGAAAATATGGCTGGATGTCACTTGGTGGAATTTTGCTCTGCATGACAG GATCTGAAGCAATGTTTGCAGATCTTGGACACTTCTCATACAGTGCAATCCAG CTTGCCTTCACTTCTTTAGTTTACCCTGCGTTGATTCTGGCATACATGGGTCAGGCTGCATACTTATCAAAACATCATGACTTTTACTCAAACTCCCAAGTTGGATTTTACATCGCAGTTCCAG ATAAAGTGAGATGGCCTGTGCTTGTACTGGCGATTCTGGCTTCAGTGGTTGGAAGCCAAGCAATCATCAGTGGAACATTCTCAATTATCAACCAGAGTCAGTCCCTAAGTTGCTTCCCTCGGGTAAAAGTTGTACACACATCTGAGAAAATTCACGGCCAGATATATATCCCTGAGATTAATTGGCTGCTCATGATCCTCTGCATTGCTGTGACCGTTGGATTTAGAGACACAAAGCACATGGGAAATGCATCCG GACTAGCAGTGATCACGGTGATGCTGGTTACCACATTCCTCACATCCCTTGTCATCATGCTGTGCTGGCACAAGCCACCACTGCTGgccctgggcttcctcctaTTCTTCGGCTCCATCGAGGCGCTCTACTTCTCGGCATCACTCATCAAGTTCCTTGAGGGCGCATGGCTCCCGATCCTTCTTGCCCTTATTCTCATGGCCGTCATGCTCGTCTGGCACTTCACGACCATCAAGAAGTATGAGTTCGACCTGCAGAACAAGGTCACTCTGGAGTGGCTTCTCGCCCTCGGTGACAAGCTTGGCATGGTCCGTGTACCGGGCATTGGACTCGTCTACACCGACCTCACCTCAGGTGTCCCTGCCAACTTTTCCCGCTTTGTGACCAACCTCCCGGCGTTCCATAAAGTCCTGGTCTTTGTATGCGTCAAGTCAGTTCCTGTGCCATACGTGTTCCCCGCCGAACGGTATCTCATTGGCCGAGTTGGTCCCCCAGGCCACCGGTCCTACCGGTGCATTGTGCGATATGGTTACCGTGATTTTCACCAAGATGTCGACTCCTTTGAGACCGAGCTGATCGAGAGCCTTGCAACATTCATAAAGCTAGATGCCTCTTACCGGTGCAGCGAGGCCAGCGAGCACCAGCTGGAGGAGCGGGAGCCAGGGCTGACCGTGGTTGGAAGCAACCTGCTCCAGGACCATTCTGGCTACGACTTCCAAGACAGCGTCCAGCACTCGGCCGCATCTGTTGAAATGCGCCCTGCTGACAGCCCCAGTGGCACGGAATCGGAGCTCACGGTGCAGGCCAACTCGGCGAAGCACGTGAGGTTCTTCATAGATAGCCTGGTGGCGAGCCCTGAGGCGGAGAAGCACGTGACCGAGGAGCTGGAGGCGctgtcggcggcgagggaggccggcACGGCGTTCATCCTGGGGCACTCGCACGTGCAGTGCAAGCCAGGGTCGTCGGTGGTGAAGAAGCTGACGGTGGTCGGGTACAACTTCCTGCGGCGCAACTGCCGCGGCCCGGACGTGGTGCTGCGCGTGCCCCCGGCGTCGCTCCTGGAGGTCGGCATGGTGTATGTGCTATGA